Sequence from the Aquimarina sp. Aq107 genome:
GAGTAGAAAAACTGTTGGTTAATTCGGTAGGAGATAAAGTTTATAAAGGACAAACAATCGCAATTTTATATTCTCCTGAACTAGTGGCTGCCCAGCAAGAGTTGTTAACCGCTGTTAAATTAAAAAAAGAACAACCAGCATTATATAAGGCGGTAAGGAATAAGTTGAAGCTAAGAAAAATTTCAGAAGACCAAATTGATTTAATAGAATCTTCAGGAAAAATCAAAGAAACATTTCCTATCCATGCACATATGTCTGGTATAGTTTCTGAAAAAATAGTGGAAGAAGGAAATCATGTAGATAGAGGACAAATACTATATAAAATATCAAATTTAAATTCGTTATGGGCATCCTTTGATGCTTATGAGAATCAAATTTCTTTATTAAAAATTGGACAACATATTGAGATTAAAACGAATGCATATCCCGAGATGGATTTTGATGCTAAAATTTCATTTATAGATCCGGTTTTAGATACAAATACAAGAACGATAACTGTGAGAGCTGTACTTGTAAATAAAGATAATGTTTTTAAACCAGGAATGTTTATAGAAGGAGTTATTGCTGTAGCAAACCAGGAATCTAATAAAACAATTGCAATACCTAGAAGTGCGGTCTTATGGACCGGAAAACGTTCAATTGTATATGTAAAGGTTAAATCTGATCAACCTGTTTTTGAGATGAGAGAAGTAACACTTGGAACTTCTAATGGGCACGAATATCAAACTTTAGAAGGCATAAAAGAAGGAGAGATAATTGTGACTAATGGGACTTTTACGGTAGATGCTGCGGCTCAATTACAAGGCAAACGATCTATGATGAATCAGGCAGAAACAACTAGTTCATCAGATAAAGAAGAAAGTGAGAAAATAAATATAACAGATGATTTTAGAAAAAGGTTTCTTCAGACATTGTCAATGTATTTTAAGTTAAAAGATGCTTTGGTAAAGAGTGATGCTAAAGAAGCCTCCGTGTTTTCTGAAAAAATGATAGAAGGGTTAGAAGATATAGATACTAAGGAGTTACAAAATGATATTGGCAAATATGTGAAGGAAGTTTTACATGTTTTAGCGTTAATCAAAGAAAAAGAAAATCTAGAAGAACAAAGAGATTACTTTATTAGTCTAAATGAAAATTTAGAGAGTATGATTAAAAGAATAGATGGTTTTTCTGAGCACATATATATTCAAAAGTGTCCAATGGCAGGCAACAA
This genomic interval carries:
- a CDS encoding efflux RND transporter periplasmic adaptor subunit, yielding MKKNVVYIIISILIGLLFGYLIFSDNSTSESIEEHDHSAEVLDQIWTCSMHPKIMKSEPGDCPICGMDLVRSEIKENGLSMDQFSMTENAMALANIQTSVVGMTTSESQEVKLSGKIKENEETNTVQVTHFSGRVEKLLVNSVGDKVYKGQTIAILYSPELVAAQQELLTAVKLKKEQPALYKAVRNKLKLRKISEDQIDLIESSGKIKETFPIHAHMSGIVSEKIVEEGNHVDRGQILYKISNLNSLWASFDAYENQISLLKIGQHIEIKTNAYPEMDFDAKISFIDPVLDTNTRTITVRAVLVNKDNVFKPGMFIEGVIAVANQESNKTIAIPRSAVLWTGKRSIVYVKVKSDQPVFEMREVTLGTSNGHEYQTLEGIKEGEIIVTNGTFTVDAAAQLQGKRSMMNQAETTSSSDKEESEKINITDDFRKRFLQTLSMYFKLKDALVKSDAKEASVFSEKMIEGLEDIDTKELQNDIGKYVKEVLHVLALIKEKENLEEQRDYFISLNENLESMIKRIDGFSEHIYIQKCPMAGNNKGAIWLSREKEIRNPYFGETMLTCGRVIDTLGRE